A region of Chitinophaga horti DNA encodes the following proteins:
- a CDS encoding KilA-N domain-containing protein, with amino-acid sequence MSHKKAILVGDKAITITTLYEATYLSVSDMEKAPFTAERWLCNAAALELLGSWEQLYNPDFDKEVFEVLMGKYTWPTFSVSVKEWCAQTRAIGLYFKPGRNSGLYAHRDIATEFAGWVLPKFKLQLVKALQDSGVQHSEWSFRRSLAATNYKIHSSAVKTILPTPDDKNVYSEEAELINQAVFGQGSREWKAQHPGMAGGGKTIRDYADTHQLIVLSNLESINAVLIRNGLAKEQRYTILRDAALTQLAALQRENGAIASPLKIA; translated from the coding sequence ATGTCACACAAAAAAGCAATTTTGGTGGGCGACAAAGCCATCACCATCACTACCCTCTACGAGGCGACGTACCTCTCCGTTTCAGATATGGAAAAGGCCCCTTTTACGGCAGAGCGCTGGCTCTGTAACGCGGCGGCCCTGGAACTACTTGGCTCCTGGGAGCAGCTGTACAACCCGGATTTTGACAAGGAGGTATTTGAGGTGCTGATGGGCAAGTATACATGGCCCACCTTCAGTGTATCCGTAAAGGAATGGTGCGCACAAACGCGGGCCATCGGGCTATACTTCAAGCCGGGACGAAATAGCGGACTGTATGCGCACCGGGACATAGCGACCGAGTTTGCGGGTTGGGTACTGCCGAAGTTTAAGCTGCAGTTGGTGAAAGCCCTGCAGGACAGCGGCGTACAGCATTCCGAGTGGAGCTTCCGAAGGTCGTTGGCGGCAACAAACTACAAGATCCATTCTTCGGCGGTGAAGACGATCTTACCAACGCCGGATGACAAGAACGTATACTCCGAAGAAGCGGAGCTGATCAACCAGGCGGTCTTCGGCCAGGGCTCCCGGGAGTGGAAGGCACAACACCCCGGCATGGCTGGCGGTGGCAAAACGATCCGTGACTATGCAGATACGCATCAACTCATCGTACTCTCCAACCTCGAAAGCATTAACGCCGTGTTAATCCGTAACGGACTGGCGAAAGAGCAACGGTATACCATCCTGCGGGATGCGGCACTCACGCAGCTCGCAGCCTTGCAGCGGGAGAACGGGGCGATTGCGAGCCCGTTGAAGATTGCTTAA
- a CDS encoding APC family permease, producing the protein MNQPLLSRKIGLLQATAINMTDMVGIGPFIVLSIVAKLMNGPGFLYAWIAGAVLSLIDAMVWSELGATFPKAGGSYNFLKEGFGPRTGRLMSFLFVWQTMIQAPLVIASAAIGFSHYTEYLIPMNEFGKKAVSGCVVLLIVLLLYRRIETIGKISVLLWMGVLATMAWIIGSGLAHGNFLAPVKHMNDGLELNYAFGAALGVASVKTIYSYLGYYNVCHLGGEISRPAVNIPRSMLISIAGITVLYLCMNISVASVLPMSQITESKFVISEYIETLAGPIAANIITVMVLWVAFASVFSATLGYSRVPYAAAQDGAFFSIFAKLHPTKNFPHVSLLVLGGIAFIFSLLLKLQHVIDAILAMRILVQFMAQAVGLILLSRRVGRSTLQWRMPLYPIPVILALIMWGAIFVSTGPVLMATGTSFALLGVIVYFAKEAVRKRSELG; encoded by the coding sequence ATGAACCAGCCGCTACTCTCCCGCAAAATAGGACTACTCCAAGCTACGGCCATCAATATGACAGACATGGTAGGCATTGGCCCCTTTATCGTGCTTAGCATTGTGGCAAAGCTGATGAACGGTCCCGGTTTTTTATACGCATGGATAGCCGGTGCGGTGCTTTCGCTGATCGACGCCATGGTATGGAGTGAGCTGGGTGCCACCTTCCCGAAAGCTGGCGGCAGCTACAACTTTTTGAAAGAAGGATTTGGTCCGCGCACGGGTCGCCTCATGAGTTTCCTGTTCGTATGGCAAACCATGATACAGGCACCATTGGTGATCGCTTCTGCGGCGATCGGGTTCTCGCATTATACCGAGTACCTCATCCCCATGAATGAATTTGGCAAAAAGGCGGTGAGTGGTTGTGTGGTATTACTCATTGTACTGCTGTTGTACCGCCGCATAGAAACCATCGGTAAGATCAGCGTACTGTTATGGATGGGCGTACTGGCCACCATGGCCTGGATCATCGGCAGCGGCCTGGCGCATGGCAACTTCCTGGCCCCGGTAAAACATATGAATGACGGGCTGGAACTGAATTATGCATTCGGTGCCGCCCTGGGTGTAGCCAGCGTAAAAACCATTTACAGCTACCTGGGCTACTACAACGTTTGCCACCTCGGCGGCGAGATATCCCGCCCCGCGGTGAACATTCCCCGCAGCATGCTGATCTCGATTGCCGGCATTACCGTACTATACCTGTGCATGAACATCAGTGTGGCCTCTGTGCTGCCCATGTCACAGATCACCGAAAGCAAGTTTGTGATCAGCGAATACATAGAGACCCTGGCCGGCCCGATTGCCGCAAACATCATTACCGTCATGGTACTCTGGGTGGCCTTCGCTTCTGTATTCTCCGCCACCCTTGGTTATAGCCGTGTTCCCTACGCCGCCGCACAGGATGGTGCCTTCTTCTCCATCTTCGCCAAACTGCACCCTACCAAAAACTTCCCTCATGTTTCACTGCTGGTATTAGGCGGTATAGCCTTCATATTCAGCCTGTTACTGAAATTACAGCACGTCATCGACGCTATCCTTGCCATGCGCATCCTGGTGCAATTTATGGCCCAGGCAGTAGGGCTCATCCTGTTGAGCCGTCGCGTTGGCCGGTCGACCCTCCAGTGGCGTATGCCGTTGTACCCCATCCCTGTCATACTCGCCCTGATCATGTGGGGCGCGATCTTCGTTTCCACCGGGCCGGTGCTAATGGCAACGGGTACGAGCTTTGCCTTACTGGGGGTTATCGTCTACTTTGCGAAAGAAGCGGTGCGGAAGAGATCGGAACTGGGATAA
- a CDS encoding Ig-like domain-containing protein, translating to MKNFLLRLLLPAILAGVPCLSVLAQGYNWSPVRIGGGGRVTSFYAHPKVPNLYFITTDVGTSYKWNNGTQRWDDMLLGSKSPLVYWNWATSQVSANLALDPNDVTGNTLYITVANGAGPSPGAGLNNKGTVWKSTDRGESWTDCGLEIDVKPNSDQTFADRIVVDPQNSNYVWVTTRSHGTWRSNAAGAVGSWTQIATGFTGAGNFIKFDITGGTVNGVTRNMFIGTPTGMYRSTDGGSTFSAMVGGPTATRRASISKDGIMFVTTTPSPTNNGVWKWNGSSWSTVSPDNAREYKYVSVNPDNSNEVIAAAAGTWSSEKMYRSTTGGNAGSWTEMTHTRDNSEAPHSRMSVGNGNIGFKIDMVTFDPFHPGQVWFTDLIDVVQTTNVWAPVVHWKLRVAGLEEIVAGGPLVAPPYGRNLLHSTTGDVGGFDHVSLTEPPATGMSAYFSTGTGANFSGVDVQQTDPDFLVRIGSDGWDGPPIGGYSTNGGVSYTRFTQYPAGSTARGRIAVSANSRTFIWVPMGGKTFMSNNLGASWVTCAGLPDNVLRSGDIYQIWAGQVPVASDKVSGNIFYVYARGKMYVSEDTGRTFSARATGLPDDQGVASNVQVLASPGRSGDVWFSHAAGLYHSVDTGRSFTRINPTDVPSPRWMAIGTADTTAGAPLSVFVLSGATPLMGSHFSVFRSDNLGVSWDKILDPVPSTILTAAADRHGRIFMALSGNGLYVGEPSGGPVTGVNINPPADTLVETDSVKLAVTLEPQYPVNRNYTLTSLNPAVATVDANGWVRAIAAGTTGIVVTTEDGSFRDTTSITVTPFVHVTGVALDTAIYTGLGNNLSVVPIITPADATNKKVTWSSSDSTILRVSSGGIITAVGLGQATLTATSVDGNVSGSTTVNISTVSLAYNMGDTVAIGNFRKDPDFHTWTGEVRTTNAITVAGVANAGPEGMYKSARSGLVVNSPYNLSGLHPGGRYTVRLHFAELASNVSTNRVFHLNINNVRQVTNFNIYSAAGNARYKAVVREFVANASSTGVISVRLEAFTGSTLISGIEAILTPVDSVTLPVTTAFVGINDTLRLTPTVWPLEASNRAVTWTSSNPAVVSVSPSGLLTGTGVGTAVITVITAESSRKDSVLVTADSILVDSVRLSVARDTVSVRNTKQLSATVYPANASDKAVIWSSSDTTIVKVSASGLLTGVAAGTVNITATSRQGGHTATIPVVSVVLPVSQVNLNYTSFTIGAGDTATIRATALPANASNTAIVWSSSDTTVARVNQSGFITAVAAGSVNITAAAQDGNGANAVLPVTVTAIDSCGQILNNGFESGFINWSKPVANSSRITMLPADVRSGTRALQIYGGENNQNAAQNYAGLLRLPGGVPYTLSFYAKVAGSPNPSNPSQFLNPWWSGAGIDLTDSSGAKLSSAQVNIPVATSGYTRYVITGTTPANTFGMGFWISKVGPGYVFIDDVCMTIDVAGVTLNVTDALVKVGGTRQLNAAVMPATASNTSVTWTTEDTAVAQISTSGLITGKAQGTTYVIARSADGLKSDTAAITVAHQLITVNAGGTTTGGFNADHSFTGGLVSPTISASLVNTTGVNDAAPAAVYTQRRYGNHAYRFHGLMPNNAYTVRLHLIESYYTQANKRLFDVRLNNSTVISSIDLYAAGGLNKAIVRDVTGVADSAGVLRVDFVTVKDNAAVAGLELYGNKENFEQVIGINSADTAAHGLAADNSFTWGAASGVTPADTISTKGTVNALPASIYQKRRYGTNFNYNLTGLAPNGSYVLRLHLMEPFSTSVGQRVFDVRVNNVTLLNNLDVFAFGGNKRFKALTRDIPVTADSAGVLYVQFLADVDNAAIAGLQVLQVPGSNNLTLGDEQSMARKPEIVVYESMLKVSPNPVSGNIRFSLGGLSSDQEQLQVTVTNMNGREVYRTRITSAKGTVQHELQNGQLQRGIYILQITGKNFRQTARVVVL from the coding sequence ATGAAAAACTTTCTCCTAAGATTGCTTCTTCCGGCGATCCTGGCCGGTGTGCCGTGTCTGTCTGTTTTAGCCCAGGGCTATAACTGGAGTCCCGTACGCATTGGTGGTGGTGGCCGTGTTACAAGCTTTTATGCGCACCCGAAGGTGCCTAACTTATACTTTATTACCACGGATGTTGGCACATCCTATAAGTGGAATAATGGCACGCAAAGGTGGGACGATATGCTGCTCGGCAGCAAGTCGCCTTTGGTGTACTGGAACTGGGCCACTTCCCAGGTGAGCGCTAACCTCGCGCTGGACCCTAATGATGTTACAGGCAACACGCTGTACATCACAGTGGCCAACGGCGCAGGCCCGTCTCCCGGTGCCGGTTTAAACAATAAAGGCACGGTGTGGAAGTCGACGGACCGCGGTGAAAGCTGGACGGACTGCGGACTGGAGATCGATGTAAAACCTAACAGCGATCAGACGTTTGCCGACCGTATCGTGGTAGATCCGCAGAACAGTAATTATGTATGGGTAACAACCCGCTCTCATGGTACCTGGCGCAGCAATGCGGCGGGCGCTGTCGGTTCATGGACGCAGATCGCCACGGGATTTACCGGCGCCGGTAACTTTATTAAGTTTGATATTACGGGTGGTACTGTAAATGGCGTGACCAGGAACATGTTCATCGGTACGCCTACAGGCATGTACCGCAGCACGGACGGTGGCTCCACTTTCTCCGCTATGGTCGGCGGTCCTACGGCCACCAGGCGAGCCAGCATTTCGAAAGATGGGATCATGTTTGTTACCACCACACCTTCGCCCACCAACAACGGCGTATGGAAGTGGAACGGCAGCAGCTGGTCGACCGTATCGCCCGACAATGCCCGCGAGTACAAATATGTATCCGTAAACCCCGATAACTCGAACGAAGTGATTGCCGCTGCCGCAGGTACCTGGTCGTCCGAAAAGATGTACCGCAGTACGACGGGCGGTAACGCCGGCAGCTGGACGGAGATGACGCATACTCGCGACAATTCCGAAGCACCGCATTCAAGAATGAGTGTGGGCAACGGCAACATCGGGTTTAAGATCGATATGGTCACCTTCGATCCTTTTCACCCGGGACAGGTGTGGTTCACTGATCTGATCGACGTGGTGCAGACTACCAACGTGTGGGCACCGGTGGTACACTGGAAATTGCGTGTGGCAGGCCTCGAAGAGATCGTAGCCGGTGGGCCGCTTGTAGCGCCGCCGTACGGTCGCAACCTGCTGCACTCCACTACAGGCGACGTAGGCGGGTTCGATCACGTATCGCTCACAGAACCGCCTGCAACGGGCATGTCTGCCTACTTCTCTACCGGTACCGGCGCTAACTTTTCCGGGGTAGATGTGCAGCAAACCGATCCTGACTTCCTGGTACGTATCGGTAGCGATGGCTGGGACGGTCCGCCAATCGGTGGTTACTCCACCAACGGCGGCGTGTCTTATACCCGCTTCACCCAGTATCCTGCAGGCTCCACAGCTCGCGGTCGTATTGCCGTTTCCGCCAACAGCCGCACCTTTATTTGGGTGCCCATGGGTGGCAAAACGTTCATGTCGAACAACCTCGGCGCCAGCTGGGTAACCTGTGCGGGTTTGCCCGATAACGTGTTACGCAGCGGTGATATCTACCAGATCTGGGCAGGGCAGGTGCCGGTTGCTTCAGATAAAGTAAGCGGTAATATTTTCTATGTATATGCAAGGGGTAAAATGTACGTGAGTGAAGACACTGGCCGTACCTTCAGCGCCCGTGCAACCGGTCTGCCCGACGATCAGGGCGTGGCCTCCAACGTACAGGTGCTGGCATCGCCAGGCAGGTCTGGCGACGTGTGGTTTTCTCACGCCGCAGGTTTGTACCACTCCGTGGATACAGGTCGCAGCTTCACCCGCATCAACCCCACCGATGTGCCCAGCCCGAGATGGATGGCCATTGGTACGGCAGATACGACAGCCGGTGCTCCGTTGAGCGTGTTCGTACTGAGTGGTGCTACACCTTTGATGGGCAGCCACTTCAGCGTGTTCCGTTCCGATAACCTGGGGGTAAGCTGGGATAAGATCCTCGACCCGGTGCCCTCTACAATTCTTACTGCCGCTGCGGACAGGCATGGCCGTATTTTTATGGCCTTGTCGGGTAACGGTTTGTATGTAGGTGAACCTTCAGGCGGGCCGGTTACCGGCGTCAACATCAATCCGCCTGCAGATACCCTGGTAGAAACAGATTCGGTGAAACTGGCGGTAACGCTGGAGCCGCAGTATCCTGTCAACCGTAACTATACCCTTACTTCGTTAAATCCGGCTGTTGCAACAGTAGATGCAAATGGTTGGGTGAGGGCGATTGCAGCAGGTACTACAGGCATCGTTGTTACTACAGAGGACGGCTCTTTCCGCGATACCACTTCGATTACGGTAACTCCCTTTGTACATGTAACCGGCGTAGCGCTGGATACGGCTATTTACACCGGTTTGGGTAACAACCTGAGTGTAGTGCCTATCATCACGCCGGCAGATGCAACCAATAAAAAAGTAACCTGGTCATCGTCCGACAGTACTATACTGAGAGTAAGCTCCGGCGGTATTATTACGGCGGTTGGGCTTGGACAGGCGACGCTGACTGCCACTTCTGTTGACGGTAACGTGAGCGGATCAACGACGGTGAACATCAGCACTGTATCGCTTGCCTATAACATGGGCGACACGGTAGCTATTGGTAACTTCCGCAAAGATCCGGACTTCCATACATGGACGGGCGAAGTGCGTACTACCAATGCGATTACGGTTGCAGGTGTTGCGAATGCAGGTCCGGAAGGGATGTATAAATCTGCCCGCTCGGGGTTGGTGGTCAACTCTCCGTATAATCTCTCCGGTTTACATCCCGGTGGGCGCTACACTGTCAGACTGCACTTTGCAGAGCTGGCGAGCAATGTAAGTACCAACAGGGTATTCCATCTGAACATCAATAACGTTCGGCAGGTAACGAACTTCAACATCTACAGCGCCGCGGGTAATGCCCGTTATAAAGCCGTAGTACGGGAGTTTGTAGCGAATGCGAGCAGCACCGGCGTTATATCCGTACGCCTCGAAGCGTTTACCGGCAGTACGCTCATCAGCGGTATAGAGGCCATCCTCACACCGGTAGACAGCGTAACCCTGCCTGTTACTACTGCGTTTGTTGGCATCAACGATACCTTAAGACTCACACCGACCGTATGGCCGCTGGAAGCGAGCAACCGTGCCGTTACCTGGACGTCGTCCAACCCTGCCGTGGTAAGCGTATCACCGAGTGGTTTACTCACCGGTACCGGTGTTGGTACCGCTGTGATTACTGTGATCACAGCCGAAAGCAGCAGGAAAGATTCCGTTCTTGTTACTGCCGACAGCATCCTGGTTGATAGTGTGCGTTTGAGTGTAGCACGCGATACGGTATCTGTTCGTAATACTAAACAGTTGTCTGCCACGGTATATCCTGCCAACGCGAGCGATAAAGCCGTGATATGGTCGTCTTCAGATACCACAATCGTTAAAGTAAGTGCAAGCGGCCTGTTAACCGGTGTTGCAGCGGGCACGGTGAATATCACCGCTACCAGCCGCCAGGGTGGCCATACCGCCACGATACCAGTAGTGTCGGTCGTGTTGCCGGTAAGCCAGGTGAACCTGAACTACACCTCGTTTACGATTGGTGCAGGTGATACTGCTACTATTCGCGCTACCGCGCTGCCTGCCAACGCGAGCAATACAGCTATCGTATGGAGTTCTTCCGATACGACCGTTGCAAGGGTGAACCAGTCTGGCTTCATTACCGCAGTGGCAGCAGGTTCCGTAAACATTACCGCAGCAGCGCAGGATGGCAATGGTGCCAACGCCGTACTGCCGGTAACAGTGACGGCTATTGACTCTTGTGGCCAGATACTGAACAACGGTTTTGAGAGTGGTTTTATCAACTGGTCTAAACCGGTGGCCAATTCTTCCCGTATTACCATGTTGCCTGCAGACGTGCGCAGCGGTACAAGGGCGTTGCAGATCTATGGTGGTGAAAACAACCAGAATGCAGCGCAGAACTATGCAGGCTTACTTCGTTTGCCAGGCGGTGTGCCTTACACACTCAGCTTCTACGCGAAAGTAGCAGGCAGCCCGAACCCAAGCAATCCATCTCAGTTCCTGAACCCATGGTGGTCAGGTGCCGGTATCGACCTTACCGATTCGTCAGGCGCTAAACTCAGCAGCGCACAGGTAAATATTCCCGTGGCCACTTCCGGCTACACCCGCTATGTGATCACAGGTACAACGCCTGCAAACACTTTTGGTATGGGCTTCTGGATCTCTAAAGTAGGCCCTGGTTATGTATTTATAGATGATGTATGTATGACGATCGACGTGGCCGGTGTAACTCTGAACGTTACCGACGCCCTTGTGAAAGTAGGTGGCACCCGTCAGCTGAATGCTGCCGTAATGCCTGCCACAGCATCTAATACCTCCGTAACCTGGACTACCGAAGATACGGCCGTAGCACAAATCAGCACGAGCGGTTTAATTACCGGTAAAGCACAAGGCACCACTTACGTGATCGCAAGATCTGCCGATGGACTTAAGTCTGATACTGCTGCCATCACGGTAGCGCATCAGTTGATTACCGTGAATGCCGGTGGTACTACAACCGGCGGTTTCAATGCAGATCATTCCTTCACCGGAGGCCTGGTATCACCGACTATTTCTGCGTCGCTTGTGAACACCACAGGAGTGAACGATGCAGCCCCGGCAGCGGTATACACCCAGCGCCGTTATGGCAATCACGCTTACCGCTTCCACGGTCTGATGCCGAACAATGCGTACACCGTTCGCCTGCACCTGATCGAAAGCTACTATACACAGGCCAATAAACGCCTGTTCGATGTTCGCCTCAATAACAGCACCGTGATCAGCAGCATCGACCTGTACGCTGCCGGTGGCCTTAACAAAGCGATCGTTCGCGATGTAACGGGAGTGGCAGACAGTGCCGGCGTGTTGCGTGTAGACTTTGTCACCGTGAAAGACAATGCAGCTGTCGCGGGCCTCGAGCTTTACGGTAACAAAGAAAACTTTGAACAAGTGATCGGTATCAACAGTGCAGATACCGCGGCTCATGGCCTGGCGGCAGACAACTCCTTTACCTGGGGAGCTGCTTCCGGTGTAACGCCGGCGGATACGATCAGCACAAAAGGTACCGTGAACGCATTACCTGCGTCGATCTACCAGAAACGTCGTTATGGTACGAATTTTAACTACAACCTTACCGGTCTGGCACCTAACGGTTCGTACGTATTACGCCTGCATTTGATGGAGCCATTCTCTACCAGCGTAGGTCAGCGCGTATTCGATGTACGGGTGAACAATGTTACCCTGCTGAACAACCTGGATGTTTTCGCCTTCGGTGGTAACAAAAGGTTTAAGGCATTAACCCGCGACATACCGGTAACGGCCGATTCCGCAGGTGTACTGTACGTACAGTTCCTGGCAGACGTGGACAATGCCGCTATCGCCGGTTTACAGGTATTGCAAGTGCCTGGCAGCAATAACCTGACCCTGGGCGATGAGCAGAGCATGGCACGTAAACCGGAGATCGTTGTATATGAATCGATGCTGAAGGTGAGCCCGAACCCCGTATCCGGCAACATCCGCTTTAGCCTTGGCGGCCTTTCATCCGACCAGGAACAACTGCAGGTAACAGTAACAAATATGAATGGCAGAGAAGTGTACCGTACGAGGATCACCTCCGCAAAAGGTACTGTGCAGCATGAATTGCAGAACGGTCAACTGCAACGTGGTATCTACATCTTACAAATTACAGGTAAAAACTTCAGGCAAACGGCGAGAGTCGTAGTGCTGTAA